The following proteins come from a genomic window of Corallococcus sp. NCRR:
- the pheT gene encoding phenylalanine--tRNA ligase subunit beta, with the protein MKISVKWLGDYVALPPSVDELARKLTAAGLEIEGVERPGEGLRGVVVAQIRESVQHPNADKLSVTQVDIGGSALFQVVCGAKNFKVGDKVPLATVGAKLPNGMEIKQAALRGVDSFGMLCSAKELGITEDSSGLLILPADTKLGLPIAEALGLDDSVLEVNVTPNRPDALSHLGIAREVGVVTGAQLKPPQPKPTESGKDVAELVKVRIDAKERCSRYAARVVEGITVQPSPQWMQDRLKACGVRAINNVVDVTNYVLLEYGQPLHAFDLEKVAGQEIVVRTAKPGEKLRTLDDKERTLDADDLVIADRDRAQALAGVMGGGDSEVTQGTKRIVIESAHFHGSGVRRSAKRYALHTEASHRFERGADLDAVLPALDRAAQLIAELSGGTVAPGRVDVQPEPLAPRRATLRYARVEKVLGVAVPEAEVRRILTALGFKSVEEAQGQTTYEVPRARVDVEREEDLMEEVARVYGYDNIPARLPRGLETLAPEPLSMEAERRLRHALGGVGLSEVVNYSFVAPKSLEVLGGKEAPIALMNPLSVEQSVMRTSLLPGLLENLSRSVRHQVESVGLYETGRAYFRDAQGGQGMRPAAREVPRVAGLVWGLRGGGRSWTQKDSRVDFYDAKGAVEALLHALHVEGAAFTPAEAPAYHPRSCAQVALNDGTVLGLVGEVHPRVAKALGLPEGVFVFELDTDPLYAAARLVPQAAALPKYPAVLRDLAVVVPLELRNEEVRRVILEVGAPLVEDALVFDVYTGKPIPEGKKNLAYALRYRSPERTLTDAEVTAAHQRIITEVNQRLGAALRA; encoded by the coding sequence TGGACATCGGCGGCTCCGCGCTGTTCCAGGTGGTGTGCGGCGCGAAGAACTTCAAGGTCGGTGACAAGGTGCCGCTGGCCACGGTGGGCGCGAAGCTGCCCAACGGCATGGAGATCAAGCAGGCCGCGCTCCGGGGCGTGGACAGCTTCGGCATGCTCTGCTCCGCGAAGGAGCTGGGCATCACTGAGGACTCGTCCGGCCTGCTCATCCTCCCCGCGGACACGAAGCTGGGCCTCCCCATCGCGGAGGCCCTGGGGCTGGATGACTCCGTGCTGGAGGTGAACGTCACCCCGAACCGGCCGGATGCGTTGAGCCACCTGGGCATCGCGCGCGAGGTGGGCGTGGTGACGGGCGCGCAGCTGAAGCCGCCGCAGCCGAAGCCCACCGAGTCCGGCAAGGACGTGGCGGAGCTGGTGAAGGTGCGCATCGACGCGAAGGAGCGCTGCTCGCGCTACGCGGCGCGGGTGGTGGAGGGCATCACCGTCCAGCCGTCGCCTCAGTGGATGCAGGACCGGCTGAAGGCGTGCGGCGTGCGTGCCATCAACAACGTGGTGGACGTCACCAACTACGTGCTCCTGGAGTACGGCCAGCCGCTGCACGCGTTCGACCTGGAGAAGGTGGCGGGCCAGGAGATCGTCGTCCGCACCGCGAAGCCGGGCGAGAAGCTGCGCACGCTGGATGACAAGGAGCGCACGCTGGACGCGGACGACCTGGTCATCGCGGACCGCGACCGCGCCCAGGCGCTGGCGGGCGTGATGGGCGGCGGCGACAGCGAGGTGACGCAGGGCACGAAGCGCATCGTCATCGAGTCCGCGCACTTCCACGGCTCGGGCGTGCGCCGGTCCGCGAAGCGCTACGCGCTGCACACGGAGGCGTCGCACCGCTTCGAGCGCGGGGCGGACCTGGACGCGGTGCTGCCGGCGTTGGACCGGGCCGCTCAGCTCATCGCGGAGCTGTCGGGTGGCACGGTGGCGCCGGGCCGGGTGGACGTGCAGCCGGAGCCCCTGGCGCCGCGCCGGGCGACGCTGCGCTACGCGCGGGTGGAGAAGGTGCTGGGCGTGGCGGTGCCGGAGGCGGAGGTCCGGCGCATCCTGACGGCGCTGGGCTTCAAGTCCGTGGAGGAGGCGCAGGGGCAGACGACGTACGAGGTGCCCCGGGCGCGCGTGGACGTGGAGCGCGAGGAGGACCTGATGGAGGAGGTCGCCCGCGTGTACGGCTACGACAACATCCCGGCGCGGCTGCCGCGAGGGCTGGAGACGCTGGCGCCGGAGCCCCTGTCCATGGAGGCCGAGCGCCGGCTGCGCCACGCGCTGGGCGGCGTGGGCCTGTCCGAGGTGGTGAACTACTCGTTCGTGGCGCCGAAGTCGCTGGAGGTGCTGGGCGGGAAGGAAGCGCCCATCGCGCTGATGAACCCGCTGAGCGTCGAGCAGTCGGTGATGCGCACGAGCCTCTTGCCGGGCCTGCTGGAGAACCTGTCGCGCAGCGTGCGCCATCAGGTGGAGTCGGTGGGCCTCTACGAGACGGGCCGGGCGTACTTCCGGGACGCGCAGGGCGGGCAGGGCATGCGCCCGGCGGCTCGCGAGGTGCCGCGCGTGGCGGGCCTGGTGTGGGGCCTGCGGGGCGGTGGCCGGAGCTGGACGCAGAAGGACTCGCGCGTGGACTTCTACGACGCGAAGGGCGCGGTGGAGGCGCTGCTGCACGCCCTGCACGTGGAGGGCGCGGCCTTCACCCCTGCGGAGGCCCCCGCGTACCACCCGCGGAGCTGCGCGCAGGTGGCGCTCAATGACGGGACGGTGCTGGGCCTGGTGGGCGAGGTGCACCCGCGCGTGGCGAAGGCGCTGGGCCTGCCGGAGGGCGTGTTCGTGTTCGAACTGGACACGGATCCGCTGTACGCGGCGGCGCGGCTGGTGCCGCAGGCGGCGGCGCTGCCGAAGTACCCGGCGGTGCTGCGCGACCTGGCGGTGGTGGTGCCGCTGGAGCTGCGCAACGAGGAGGTGCGCCGGGTCATCCTGGAGGTGGGAGCCCCGCTGGTGGAGGACGCGCTGGTGTTCGACGTCTACACGGGCAAGCCCATCCCCGAGGGGAAGAAGAACCTGGCGTACGCCTTGAGGTACCGCTCGCCCGAGCGGACGCTGACCGACGCGGAGGTCACGGCGGCCCACCAGCGCATCATCACCGAGGTGAACCAGCGGCTGGGAGCGGCGCTGCGCGCCTGA
- a CDS encoding integration host factor subunit alpha, whose translation MTKADIIEGVYEKVGFSKKESAEIVELVFDTVKETLERGDKIKISGFGNFQVRQKKARVGRNPQTGKEIEISARRVLTFRPSQVLKSALNGEAPPENHAEIDAQEEAAADAAEARGEDFDEGMEEGDE comes from the coding sequence ATGACGAAAGCGGACATCATCGAGGGGGTCTACGAGAAGGTCGGCTTCTCCAAGAAGGAGTCGGCGGAGATCGTCGAGCTCGTCTTCGACACCGTGAAGGAGACGTTGGAGCGCGGGGACAAGATCAAGATCTCCGGGTTCGGAAACTTCCAGGTGCGCCAGAAGAAGGCGCGCGTGGGCCGCAACCCGCAGACGGGCAAGGAGATCGAGATCAGTGCCCGCCGGGTCCTGACCTTCCGGCCGAGCCAGGTGTTGAAGAGTGCCCTGAACGGCGAGGCACCCCCGGAGAACCACGCGGAGATCGACGCGCAGGAAGAGGCGGCGGCGGACGCGGCGGAAGCCCGGGGCGAGGACTTCGACGAGGGAATGGAAGAGGGTGACGAGTAG
- a CDS encoding GTPase domain-containing protein, producing the protein MSQPAVRPSARRERLGRVDLKSSVARCRHVARESFAATQAEFGRMEKALRAFDAELEKVARMELGRHSHAQLRKAVAPLLEQKRARIQERFKDLVDAHELRREQLDTFTVLFFGKTMAGKSTTIEAISAGSGDTIGDGGPDYTKKIEGVPCDGLLLVDTPGLLGFRKELAGVAESYVTRADLICMVVADDSIEPELFERMREIRGQHKRLAVLLNVKAANRRLLAGDLDDAWDAREVSEYVELIRVQLQSAFPGDEVPIIPYCANVAFEAQREEDPDRRAFLWEHSRIDDVIRVVANTLTRDGLAIRATAPFDALAWFAQSIADELEEDLPVLQRQLPELRRKRGEAARRFERVTVDSATELSQLKGHFLRVNDQLYDLAGEIIRGEKSESPKNAFRRVCRWKTVQEMAHGYQQGVIKRLQRNVEDFREGLRSDLVALMQIEAEIENVDEPEFESQDWKKGAARLLRRSKPFAGGGGAVLGGAIGGLLGPIGALVGSLLGGWLFSSGVETMAEELDASAARELNRQHRDLRQAMQDQLWTAYRSLNDRLYEWTKAATAKTGHSVGDFLGGLCDAFDGLVRATGTLVDTLHHSRHVLARASYRVLLTQCHPAFRSGKVELVDATQWMRYRAKLRVWCSDGGSPIGLVVGRGGAQLRAIQAHIGTPIDVVADTGERTTREMVVDALRPARLDPRAVSISQVISVQADGPLVGAIRGRRSRNLLLASEVLGVKISLVTKARAEQRGSR; encoded by the coding sequence ATGTCGCAGCCCGCCGTTCGTCCGAGTGCCCGTCGCGAGCGTCTCGGTCGCGTTGACCTGAAGAGCAGTGTCGCGCGGTGCCGTCACGTGGCTCGCGAGAGCTTCGCGGCCACCCAGGCCGAGTTCGGCCGCATGGAGAAGGCGCTCCGTGCCTTTGATGCGGAGCTTGAAAAGGTCGCGCGGATGGAGCTCGGCCGTCACTCGCATGCGCAGCTCCGCAAGGCGGTCGCTCCGCTGCTCGAGCAGAAGCGTGCGCGTATCCAGGAGCGCTTCAAGGATTTGGTCGACGCGCACGAGCTCCGGCGGGAACAACTCGACACGTTCACGGTCTTGTTCTTCGGCAAGACCATGGCCGGGAAGTCGACCACGATCGAGGCGATCAGCGCAGGGAGTGGGGATACGATCGGCGACGGCGGACCCGACTACACGAAGAAGATTGAAGGCGTGCCCTGTGACGGCCTGCTTCTTGTCGACACACCTGGACTGCTGGGCTTTCGAAAGGAACTCGCCGGAGTCGCTGAGTCCTACGTCACCCGTGCCGACCTGATCTGCATGGTCGTCGCGGACGACTCCATCGAACCCGAACTGTTCGAGCGGATGCGGGAGATCCGCGGCCAGCACAAGCGTCTGGCCGTCCTGCTCAACGTGAAGGCCGCGAACAGGAGGCTCCTTGCCGGAGACCTGGATGATGCGTGGGATGCGCGTGAGGTCAGCGAATACGTCGAACTCATCCGCGTGCAGCTTCAGAGCGCTTTTCCGGGGGACGAGGTCCCCATCATTCCGTATTGCGCGAACGTCGCCTTCGAGGCGCAGCGTGAGGAAGACCCAGACCGTCGAGCGTTCCTCTGGGAACACAGTCGCATCGACGATGTCATCCGCGTCGTGGCGAACACCCTCACGCGGGATGGCCTGGCCATCCGTGCGACGGCACCGTTCGATGCGCTCGCGTGGTTCGCGCAAAGCATCGCGGATGAACTGGAAGAGGACCTGCCCGTGTTGCAGCGGCAGCTCCCGGAATTGCGTCGCAAGCGGGGCGAGGCCGCAAGGCGTTTCGAGCGCGTCACCGTGGACTCGGCCACCGAGCTCTCGCAACTCAAAGGCCATTTTCTACGGGTGAATGACCAGCTCTACGACCTCGCAGGAGAGATCATCCGAGGGGAGAAATCCGAATCGCCCAAGAATGCGTTCCGCCGGGTCTGCCGCTGGAAGACGGTCCAAGAGATGGCCCACGGATATCAACAGGGCGTGATCAAGCGATTGCAACGGAACGTCGAGGATTTTCGCGAGGGTCTGCGAAGCGACCTCGTCGCTCTCATGCAAATCGAAGCCGAAATCGAGAACGTGGACGAGCCGGAATTCGAGAGTCAGGATTGGAAGAAGGGGGCGGCGCGCCTTCTGCGTCGCAGCAAGCCTTTTGCTGGCGGAGGCGGCGCCGTCCTGGGAGGCGCCATCGGTGGGCTGCTCGGACCCATTGGCGCGCTTGTCGGATCGCTTCTTGGGGGCTGGCTATTCTCGTCGGGCGTCGAAACGATGGCTGAGGAATTGGATGCGAGTGCAGCGCGAGAGCTGAACCGCCAGCATCGGGACCTCCGGCAGGCCATGCAGGACCAGCTCTGGACCGCGTACCGGAGCTTGAATGACCGTCTTTACGAGTGGACGAAGGCGGCCACCGCGAAAACGGGCCACTCCGTCGGTGACTTCCTCGGTGGTCTCTGCGATGCGTTCGACGGGCTCGTGCGGGCGACAGGGACCCTTGTCGATACGCTGCACCACTCCCGTCATGTTCTGGCACGTGCCTCCTACCGTGTCCTCCTCACTCAGTGCCACCCGGCATTCCGGTCGGGAAAGGTCGAACTCGTCGACGCGACCCAGTGGATGCGCTACCGCGCCAAGCTCCGCGTGTGGTGCTCCGACGGAGGCTCGCCCATCGGCCTCGTTGTAGGCCGTGGCGGAGCGCAACTGAGGGCGATCCAGGCCCACATCGGTACGCCCATTGACGTGGTTGCTGATACCGGCGAGCGGACGACACGTGAAATGGTGGTGGATGCGCTTCGGCCAGCGCGGCTCGACCCTCGAGCGGTCTCCATCAGCCAGGTTATTTCGGTTCAGGCGGATGGGCCACTCGTCGGAGCCATCCGCGGCAGGCGCAGCCGAAACCTGCTCCTCGCCAGCGAAGTGCTCGGTGTCAAAATCTCGCTCGTGACGAAAGCGCGGGCTGAACAGCGAGGCTCCCGATGA